From the genome of Synergistaceae bacterium:
ATCAGGTCCGCTATGTCTTTTGGCGCGGTCAGAGCCGCGAAATGACGCTTTTGCCTTGGCTTCAACGCTCGCTTGAGGTTCTGTGTGATGTCGAGATCGGCGTCGCCCCGCGCTATGGCGAACTGAAAAACCTGTCCGATGATGATCTTTGATTTATACGCGGTTTCGGGCGTCCGCAATTCTATGTTCAAAAGCAGGTTCAAAACTTCCTGCGTCGTTATTTCCCTGAGAGGACGATCTCCAAGTTTTGGGAGGAGATAGGCCCTCAGTTTATGGCTCACGTCCGTACAGTGGGAAGCGGACCAGCTTCCTTTCTGTTGGGCATACCACTCTTCCGCGACTTTGGCGAAGGTCGTGGATTTGATCACTTCCGCTCTGGCCGCGGCCTCTTTCTCGGCTCGTTTCCTTTCCTGCGGATTACCGCCCAGGGCAAGTTCGCGCTTGAAAGCGTTCTTCAAATCCCTCGCGTCGGCCAATCCGATCACAGGATACTTCCCCAGTCCGGCGCGCTTTTCCTTTCCGCCTGTCCAGTACCTGAGAATCCAACTTTTCGCGCCGGTGCTTTTGATTAAAAGAAGAAGCCCGTCGCCGTCGGAAAGAGAATAATCTTTTTCACGAGCCTTCGCGCTTCTGATGGCTGTTTCCGTCAGGGTCATTTTCAATCCCTCCCAACCGTACATCGTTTTTTTCGTACACCGTACATCAGGACATTCTCAACCGTACATCATTCGTTTTCACCGTACAGCGAAAGCCCCGCTACCGTACAGCGAGTTTGCCTCGCAGGGCTTTGCAGCCACCGCCTAAAATCATTTTACCGTACAACAAAAAGAGTTGGAAGTCCCTTCATAAAGTAATGTACGGTTCAATGTACGGTTGCAGTCTTGAAAAGGGTATATTTGGTCAGAAAATCACAGACACATGAAAAGCAAAAACCCCGCTTTTCAGCGAGGTTTTTCGACTTCCTTGGACTTGTTCAAACTCTCTTTGGTCAAAAACTGGCGGAGACGTAGAGATTCGAACTCTAGGAGCATTGCTGCTCAGACGCTCTCCAAGCGCCCGCCTTCGACCACTCGGCCACGTCTCCGCAAAAAACAGAAGCAATTATACACGAGGCATCCCAATTAGGGAAGCGGGTATTTTTTATTTCAAAAAAAGTTTTGCTCTGTCAGGAGTTTTTTGACTGCAGGATGTCAGAGGGCACTGATTATAGAAGAGACTTGCAATCTCCCTGCCTCTGGCATAAACTGCTGATATTTGTTCCGGACTCGGTCTCTTTCTGTTTTCTTTTTCTGTCTGTTTTGAGGAAATCGCAGCGATGAGATTGGGTCGGCGCCTGTACGGATGGACGTTGAATGCCCTCCCGTGATGCGTGACGCGGAGAGGCTGACGCATATAATCGTCAAATCGTGGGAGGAACCGGAAGCTATGAAAGGAATGAACGTGAACGGCGTCGATATGTCAGGGTTGAAGGAGGGGACGCTGTTTGTCCGCTTCGAGAAGGACGGGGAGATCCGCTGCGGGCGGCTCGCGGACGGCGTGGTGGAGGAGCTGGGGGGAAACTCTCCGACGGGGAAAAAATATGACCTGAAAGATCTGACGCTCATGACGCCGCTGGATCCCGTCAAAATCTGGTGTAT
Proteins encoded in this window:
- a CDS encoding tyrosine-type recombinase/integrase — translated: MTLTETAIRSAKAREKDYSLSDGDGLLLLIKSTGAKSWILRYWTGGKEKRAGLGKYPVIGLADARDLKNAFKRELALGGNPQERKRAEKEAAARAEVIKSTTFAKVAEEWYAQQKGSWSASHCTDVSHKLRAYLLPKLGDRPLREITTQEVLNLLLNIELRTPETAYKSKIIIGQVFQFAIARGDADLDITQNLKRALKPRQKRHFAALTAPKDIADLMTRIEAYNGSIVVRLALWFSLYTFQRPGEIRGAAWEEMDFDAKLWRIPDERMKNGLPHVVPLSRQVLELLQRLSPLTGDSSFVFPTIRSKKIPMSENTILVALRSMGYTREQMTAHGFRALASTNLNEQGWNRDVVELSLSHVESNAVRAAYNHAERLPERREMMQAWADWLDGLRQ